In the genome of Streptacidiphilus rugosus AM-16, one region contains:
- a CDS encoding ArsA-related P-loop ATPase, whose translation MPAAPPAGPDWEGVRLHVVSGKGGTGKTTVAAALALALAKEGRRTLLVEVEERQGIAELFGIAALPYEERKVAGGRGHGEVYALAIDIEQALLEYLEMFYKLGRAGKALRKLGFIDFATTIAPGLRDVLLTGKACEAVRRRRPDGRRVYDAVVMDAPPTGRVTRFLNINTEVAGLARMGPIYTQSQAVMRVIQSPETAVHMVTLLEEMPVQETVDGIADLQAAKLPVGGVFVNMVRPPVLDAAAVLAAEGEHEEELALALTEAGLGGRRSSSASGPGPAVRKLVGPLLAQGREHAARVELEREQRVDIQGLKLPTYELPQLAGGVDLGGLYRLAAELRNQGAA comes from the coding sequence ATGCCCGCAGCCCCACCCGCAGGACCGGACTGGGAGGGCGTCCGCCTTCACGTCGTCAGCGGCAAGGGCGGCACCGGCAAGACGACGGTCGCCGCCGCGCTCGCCCTGGCGTTGGCCAAGGAGGGCCGCCGGACGCTGCTGGTCGAGGTCGAGGAGCGCCAGGGCATCGCCGAGCTGTTCGGGATCGCGGCGCTGCCCTACGAGGAGCGCAAGGTCGCCGGCGGCCGGGGCCACGGCGAGGTGTACGCGCTGGCGATCGACATCGAGCAGGCGCTGCTGGAGTACCTGGAGATGTTCTACAAGCTCGGGCGCGCCGGGAAGGCCCTGCGCAAGCTCGGCTTCATCGACTTCGCGACGACGATCGCGCCCGGGCTCCGGGACGTACTGCTGACCGGCAAGGCCTGCGAGGCGGTGCGGCGGCGTCGCCCGGACGGGCGACGCGTGTACGACGCGGTGGTGATGGACGCGCCGCCGACCGGCCGGGTCACCCGCTTCCTCAACATCAACACCGAGGTCGCCGGGCTGGCCAGGATGGGGCCGATCTACACCCAGTCGCAGGCGGTCATGCGGGTGATCCAGTCCCCCGAGACGGCCGTCCACATGGTCACCCTGCTGGAGGAGATGCCGGTCCAGGAGACCGTGGACGGGATAGCTGACCTCCAGGCGGCGAAGCTGCCGGTGGGCGGGGTCTTCGTGAACATGGTCCGGCCGCCGGTGCTGGACGCGGCCGCCGTGCTGGCGGCCGAGGGCGAGCACGAGGAGGAGCTGGCCCTGGCGCTGACCGAGGCCGGGCTGGGCGGACGCCGGTCCAGCAGCGCGAGCGGCCCCGGCCCCGCGGTGCGCAAGCTGGTCGGCCCGCTGCTGGCGCAGGGCCGCGAGCACGCCGCACGGGTGGAACTGGAGCGGGAACAGCGGGTGGACATCCAGGGATTGAAGCTGCCCACCTACGAACTGCCGCAGCTGGCGGGCGGGGTGGACCTCGGCGGCCTCTACCGTCTGGCGGCGGAACTGCGGAACCAGGGGGCGGCGTGA
- a CDS encoding ArsA family ATPase → MTSRRLDVDALLDDRGTRIIVCCGSGGVGKTTTAAALGLRAAERGRKVVVLTIDPARRLAQSMGLTELDNTPRVVKGVGGSGELQAMMLDMKRTFDEVVLAHADPERARQIMENPFYQSLSSGFAGTQEYMAMEKLGQLHATGEWDLIVVDTPPSRSALDFLDAPNRLGSFLDGRLIKVLTAPAKVGGRSAMKMLNVGMTMFTGVLSKVLGANVLQDVSTFVAAMDSMFGGFRERADRTYALLQAKGTAFLVVAAPERDALREAAYFVDRLEADRMPLAGLVLNRVHHTGAPQLSADRARAAAEALDDGPPGDGEQLAAGLLRLHAERMQVITRERRMRDRFVSVYPDVRVAEVSALAGDVHDLDGLREVGSLLTGE, encoded by the coding sequence CTGACGTCGCGTCGGCTCGACGTGGACGCGCTGCTGGACGACCGCGGCACCCGCATCATCGTCTGCTGCGGCTCCGGCGGCGTCGGCAAGACGACCACCGCGGCGGCGCTGGGCCTGCGGGCGGCGGAGCGCGGTCGCAAGGTCGTCGTGCTGACCATCGACCCGGCGCGACGGCTGGCCCAGTCGATGGGCCTGACCGAGCTGGACAACACCCCCAGGGTGGTCAAGGGGGTCGGCGGCTCGGGCGAACTGCAGGCCATGATGCTGGACATGAAGCGGACCTTCGACGAGGTCGTGCTCGCCCACGCCGACCCCGAGCGGGCCCGGCAGATCATGGAGAACCCCTTCTACCAGTCGCTCTCCTCCGGCTTCGCCGGCACGCAGGAGTACATGGCGATGGAGAAGCTGGGGCAGCTGCACGCCACCGGCGAGTGGGACCTGATCGTCGTGGACACCCCGCCGAGCCGCTCCGCGCTGGACTTCCTGGACGCGCCGAACCGGCTCGGCTCCTTCCTGGACGGCCGGCTGATCAAGGTGCTGACCGCTCCGGCGAAGGTGGGCGGGCGCAGCGCGATGAAGATGCTGAACGTCGGCATGACGATGTTCACCGGCGTGCTCAGCAAGGTGCTGGGCGCGAACGTGCTGCAGGACGTCTCGACCTTCGTCGCGGCGATGGACTCCATGTTCGGCGGCTTCCGCGAGCGCGCGGACCGGACGTACGCGCTGCTGCAGGCGAAGGGCACGGCGTTCCTGGTCGTCGCCGCGCCGGAGCGGGACGCACTGCGGGAGGCGGCGTACTTCGTCGACCGTCTGGAGGCCGACCGGATGCCGCTGGCCGGCCTCGTCCTCAACCGGGTCCACCACACGGGCGCGCCCCAGCTCAGCGCGGACCGCGCCCGCGCGGCGGCCGAGGCCCTCGACGACGGCCCTCCGGGCGACGGCGAACAGCTGGCCGCCGGCCTGCTGCGGCTCCATGCGGAGCGCATGCAGGTGATCACCCGCGAGCGCCGCATGCGGGACCGCTTCGTGTCCGTCTACCCGGACGTCCGCGTGGCCGAGGTCTCCGCCCTGGCCGGCGACGTCCACGACCTCGACGGCCTTCGCGAAGTCGGCTCACTTCTCACCGGCGAGTGA
- a CDS encoding WhiB family transcriptional regulator, translating to MSWVEDWSAQAACRTSDPDELFVQGAAQNRAKAVCTGCPVRTECLADALDNRVEFGVWGGMTERERRALLRRRPTVVSWRRLLETARTEYEQSYAVCDAVDFAEAG from the coding sequence ATGAGCTGGGTTGAGGACTGGAGTGCGCAGGCCGCCTGCCGCACCAGCGATCCGGACGAACTGTTCGTCCAGGGGGCGGCACAGAACCGCGCGAAGGCGGTGTGCACGGGATGCCCGGTGCGCACGGAGTGCCTGGCCGATGCGTTGGACAATCGCGTCGAGTTCGGCGTGTGGGGGGGTATGACCGAGCGCGAGCGCAGAGCGCTGCTGCGGCGGAGGCCCACGGTGGTCTCCTGGCGGCGACTGCTCGAGACGGCGCGCACGGAGTACGAGCAGAGCTACGCCGTCTGCGACGCGGTCGACTTCGCCGAAGCAGGCTGA
- a CDS encoding DUF4177 domain-containing protein: MTKWEYVTVPLLVHATKQILDTWGEDGWELVQVVPGPNNPEQLVAYLKREK; encoded by the coding sequence ATGACCAAGTGGGAATACGTGACGGTGCCGCTGCTGGTGCACGCGACCAAGCAGATCCTCGACACCTGGGGCGAGGACGGCTGGGAGCTCGTCCAGGTCGTGCCCGGGCCGAACAACCCGGAGCAGCTGGTGGCGTACCTGAAGCGGGAGAAGTAA
- a CDS encoding transglycosylase domain-containing protein: MAAKRNVSPMQQISLGARLLGASVLAGGLVAGLALPAVGALGLGAKSAVNDFNNIPDAFTAPPLSQASYIYDRDNNVIAKVYSRDRTVVPESQIAPVMRQALVDIEDNRFYQHGAIDLKGTLRALTQNSSGGSVQGGSTLTQQYVKNVFVEEAGNDQAKVLEAQRQTIGRKIQELKYAIKVEETLTKDQILTNYLNITFFGEQAYGIEAASERYFGVHAGQLKVQQAAVLAGMVQSPTYYDPILYPDVALKRRNVVLEKMAEYGSITAAQSKAAQALPLGLKPHKAQEGCITAKQYGEAFFCDYVEHIILKDPAFGKTTVDRQALWDKGGLQIHTTLDPKAQKAVYDSVTSHVHADERAATAMTMVQPGTGQILAMGQSRPYGVGTSNAITTLNYNVDRTMGGGGGFPTGSTFKPITAAAAMEQGIGMDKVYPSPYSEPYPEMTDCNGNTLLASDNPPDTNDSTDLKGPFNMVDAMKKSVNTYFVPLERDAGLCNVVHMMNKLGITTQATYGKDGNLLPIAQVQSLTLGTNSLTPLEMANVYATFAARGLYCTPTAIASVSTADHKTLAVPQANCQQVMQQSTADSVTTMLKGVVEDGTGAQDGFSDNRPSAGKTGTTNEHKQVWFVGFTPEISGAVVVSDTANQTSLSEQPIGGRIISPAFGSTVAGPIWHDAMGDALSGVPFGYFNTVSLPKAPSSDKAKKGKPGQNGGQTAGQAGGQNGGQPGGTNGTVFGGTGWVGVAGGGKGNGGAGGH, encoded by the coding sequence ATGGCAGCGAAGCGCAACGTGTCCCCCATGCAGCAGATCTCGCTAGGAGCCCGACTGCTGGGTGCGAGCGTGCTGGCCGGCGGCCTGGTCGCCGGTCTGGCCCTGCCTGCCGTCGGTGCACTCGGCCTGGGCGCGAAGTCCGCCGTCAACGACTTCAACAACATCCCGGACGCGTTCACCGCCCCGCCACTGTCGCAGGCGTCGTACATCTACGACCGTGACAACAACGTCATCGCCAAGGTCTACTCGCGCGACCGCACCGTCGTCCCGGAGAGCCAGATCGCCCCGGTGATGCGCCAGGCGCTGGTCGACATCGAGGACAACCGCTTCTACCAGCACGGCGCCATCGACCTGAAGGGCACCCTGCGCGCGCTGACCCAGAACAGCAGCGGCGGCTCGGTCCAGGGTGGTTCGACGCTGACCCAGCAGTACGTGAAGAACGTCTTCGTCGAAGAGGCCGGCAACGACCAGGCCAAGGTGCTGGAGGCGCAGCGGCAGACCATCGGCCGCAAGATCCAGGAGCTGAAGTACGCGATCAAGGTCGAGGAGACCCTGACCAAGGACCAGATCCTCACCAACTACCTCAACATCACCTTCTTCGGCGAGCAGGCCTACGGCATCGAAGCTGCCAGCGAGCGCTACTTCGGCGTGCACGCCGGCCAGTTGAAGGTGCAGCAGGCCGCGGTGCTCGCCGGCATGGTGCAGTCGCCGACCTACTACGACCCGATCCTGTACCCGGACGTCGCGCTCAAGCGACGGAACGTCGTGCTGGAGAAGATGGCGGAGTACGGCAGCATCACGGCCGCGCAGTCCAAGGCCGCGCAGGCGCTGCCGCTCGGGCTGAAGCCGCACAAGGCGCAGGAGGGCTGCATCACCGCCAAGCAGTACGGCGAGGCCTTCTTCTGCGACTACGTCGAGCACATCATCCTCAAGGACCCGGCCTTCGGTAAGACGACCGTGGACCGGCAGGCGCTCTGGGACAAGGGCGGTCTGCAGATCCACACCACGCTCGACCCGAAGGCCCAGAAGGCCGTCTACGACTCGGTGACCTCGCACGTCCACGCGGACGAGCGGGCCGCGACGGCCATGACCATGGTCCAGCCCGGCACCGGCCAGATCCTGGCCATGGGCCAGAGCCGCCCGTACGGCGTCGGCACGAGCAACGCGATCACCACGCTGAACTACAACGTCGACCGCACCATGGGCGGCGGCGGCGGTTTCCCGACCGGTTCGACGTTCAAGCCGATCACCGCCGCGGCGGCGATGGAGCAGGGCATCGGCATGGACAAGGTCTACCCGTCCCCGTACTCCGAGCCGTACCCGGAGATGACGGACTGCAACGGCAACACGCTGCTCGCGTCCGACAACCCGCCGGACACCAACGACTCCACGGACCTGAAGGGTCCGTTCAACATGGTCGACGCCATGAAGAAGTCGGTGAACACCTACTTCGTGCCGCTGGAGCGGGACGCCGGGCTCTGCAACGTCGTGCACATGATGAACAAGCTCGGCATCACCACCCAGGCGACCTACGGCAAGGACGGGAACCTGCTGCCGATCGCCCAGGTCCAGTCGCTGACCCTCGGCACCAACAGCCTCACACCGCTGGAGATGGCGAACGTCTACGCGACCTTCGCCGCGCGAGGCCTGTACTGCACGCCGACCGCGATCGCCTCGGTCTCCACGGCCGACCACAAGACGCTTGCCGTGCCGCAGGCCAACTGCCAGCAGGTGATGCAGCAGAGCACCGCCGACTCGGTGACCACGATGCTCAAGGGCGTGGTCGAGGACGGCACCGGCGCCCAGGACGGCTTCTCCGACAACCGCCCGAGCGCGGGCAAGACGGGTACCACCAACGAGCACAAGCAGGTGTGGTTCGTCGGGTTCACCCCGGAGATCTCCGGCGCCGTCGTGGTCAGCGACACCGCCAACCAGACCTCGCTGTCGGAGCAGCCGATCGGCGGTCGCATCATCTCGCCCGCCTTCGGCTCCACCGTCGCCGGCCCGATCTGGCACGACGCCATGGGTGACGCGCTCTCCGGGGTCCCCTTCGGCTACTTCAACACCGTGTCGCTGCCGAAGGCGCCCTCCAGCGACAAGGCGAAGAAGGGCAAGCCCGGTCAGAACGGCGGCCAGACGGCCGGCCAGGCCGGCGGTCAGAACGGCGGCCAGCCGGGAGGCACGAACGGCACGGTCTTCGGCGGCACCGGCTGGGTCGGCGTCGCCGGCGGCGGCAAGGGCAACGGCGGCGCCGGCGGCCACTGA
- a CDS encoding LysR family transcriptional regulator: protein MSELRRLRYFLAVAEERNFTRAAERLHIAQPALSRQVRELERELGVELLARTTHKVEPTEAGRMLLERGPALLEAADSLWRGVRAFADGRLGSVSLGYGMSAGYETAPQLLLAMSEEAPGIEVSARVMAFADIVDSVAAGTLDVGIVRSAQRDTLPDVQLTLLRRERQGVIISRDHPLVQGGVESIDPAQLDGLKLLLHPRAHNPGHYDEIMEICASAGARPEVLYRGLDFDASYTPVASGAAVTMVGLSGRIGLPSGLIWLPVTPPAYIEVHLVTRGTSHSPAVNRLLRVAEQTSTRHRWLDGSLDGASSDGRRGGAVGVDVGAIDGAYEVSSRRPDA from the coding sequence ATGTCCGAGCTGCGCCGCCTGCGTTACTTCCTGGCCGTCGCCGAGGAGCGGAACTTCACCCGCGCCGCCGAGCGCCTGCACATCGCGCAGCCCGCGCTGAGTCGGCAGGTGCGGGAGCTGGAGCGGGAGCTCGGCGTGGAGCTGCTGGCGCGGACCACCCACAAGGTCGAGCCCACCGAGGCCGGGCGGATGCTGCTGGAGCGCGGGCCCGCGCTGCTGGAGGCGGCGGACAGCCTGTGGCGGGGCGTGCGGGCCTTCGCCGACGGGCGGCTCGGCAGCGTCAGTCTCGGCTACGGCATGAGTGCCGGGTACGAGACCGCGCCGCAGCTATTGCTGGCGATGAGCGAGGAGGCCCCGGGGATCGAGGTCTCCGCACGGGTGATGGCCTTCGCCGACATCGTGGACTCCGTCGCCGCAGGGACGCTCGACGTCGGCATCGTGCGCTCGGCCCAGCGGGACACGCTGCCCGACGTGCAGCTGACGCTGCTGCGCCGGGAGCGGCAGGGCGTCATCATCAGCCGGGACCACCCGCTCGTCCAGGGCGGCGTCGAGAGCATCGACCCGGCCCAGCTGGACGGCCTGAAGCTGCTGCTGCACCCGCGCGCGCACAACCCCGGCCACTACGACGAGATCATGGAGATCTGCGCGAGCGCCGGCGCGCGGCCCGAGGTGCTCTACCGGGGCCTGGACTTCGACGCCTCCTACACGCCGGTCGCCTCCGGCGCGGCCGTGACCATGGTCGGCCTCTCCGGCCGGATCGGCCTGCCCAGCGGACTGATCTGGCTGCCGGTGACGCCGCCCGCGTACATCGAGGTGCATCTCGTGACCCGCGGCACCAGCCACTCGCCGGCCGTCAACCGGCTGCTGCGCGTCGCCGAGCAGACCAGCACCCGGCACCGCTGGCTGGACGGCTCACTCGACGGCGCGAGCAGCGACGGCCGGCGCGGCGGCGCGGTCGGGGTGGACGTCGGCGCGATCGACGGCGCCTACGAGGTGAGCTCGCGGCGGCCGGACGCCTGA
- a CDS encoding metallophosphoesterase produces MRTRYAVPLKALGVTAAVGAACVGYAAGYEVRSFRLRRVEAPVLPPGAKPMRVLQVSDIHMVNGQRKKQVWLGGLAALRPDLVINTGDNLSDPEAVPQTLDALGPLMDFPGAYVFGSNDYYGPQPKSPTRYLSAMFSGNHGMNNADGSARRGIDGAVHNPWTDLRDGFDAAGWLNLTNRRGQLKVNGLELELTGLDDPHIRRDRYNEVAGGPSPDADVSFGVVHAPYLRVLDAFAADGYPLVLAGHTHGGQLCVPFYGALVTNCDIDRRRVKGLSRHAAGGRQAYLHVSAGCGTNRYTPVRFACPPEATLLTLTPRDRG; encoded by the coding sequence ATGCGCACCCGTTACGCCGTTCCGCTGAAGGCCCTGGGAGTCACCGCCGCCGTCGGCGCGGCCTGTGTCGGCTATGCCGCCGGGTACGAGGTGCGGTCCTTCCGACTGCGGCGGGTCGAGGCGCCGGTGCTGCCGCCGGGGGCCAAGCCGATGCGCGTGCTGCAGGTCTCCGACATCCACATGGTCAACGGGCAGCGCAAGAAGCAGGTCTGGCTGGGCGGCCTCGCGGCGCTCCGTCCGGACCTGGTGATCAACACGGGCGACAACCTCTCCGACCCGGAGGCGGTGCCGCAGACACTGGACGCGCTCGGTCCGCTCATGGACTTCCCCGGCGCGTACGTCTTCGGCTCGAACGACTACTACGGCCCGCAGCCCAAGAGCCCGACCCGGTACCTGTCGGCGATGTTCTCCGGCAACCACGGCATGAACAACGCCGACGGCAGCGCCCGCAGGGGCATCGACGGCGCCGTCCACAACCCGTGGACGGACCTGCGCGACGGCTTCGACGCGGCGGGCTGGCTGAACCTCACCAACCGGCGCGGGCAGCTCAAGGTCAACGGCCTGGAGCTGGAGCTGACCGGGCTGGACGACCCGCACATCCGGCGCGACCGCTACAACGAGGTCGCCGGCGGGCCCTCCCCCGACGCGGACGTCTCCTTCGGCGTCGTGCACGCGCCGTACCTGCGGGTCCTGGACGCCTTCGCGGCGGACGGCTATCCGCTGGTGCTCGCCGGGCACACCCACGGCGGCCAGCTGTGCGTCCCCTTCTACGGGGCGCTGGTGACCAACTGCGACATCGACCGCCGCCGGGTCAAGGGCCTCTCCCGCCACGCCGCAGGCGGTCGGCAGGCCTACCTGCACGTCTCCGCGGGCTGCGGCACCAACCGCTACACCCCGGTCCGCTTCGCCTGCCCGCCGGAGGCGACCCTGCTGACCCTGACGCCCCGCGACCGGGGCTGA
- a CDS encoding GatB/YqeY domain-containing protein — MTSKLKQQLQEDLTAAIRARDELRSGTIRLTLTAITKEEVAGTSARELSDAEVLQVITREAKKRREAAEAFEQGGRAESAQRERAEGELLAEYLPKQLTDEELTAIVADAVAEAKASGAEGPRAMGAVMKIVNPKVSGLAEGGRVAALVKQALAG; from the coding sequence ATGACCAGCAAGCTCAAGCAGCAGCTCCAGGAGGACCTCACCGCCGCGATCCGCGCCCGTGACGAGCTCCGTTCCGGCACGATCCGGCTGACCCTCACCGCCATCACCAAGGAGGAGGTGGCCGGCACCTCCGCGCGCGAGCTCAGCGACGCCGAGGTGCTCCAGGTGATCACCCGTGAGGCGAAGAAGCGCAGGGAGGCCGCCGAGGCCTTCGAGCAGGGCGGCCGTGCCGAGTCGGCCCAGCGCGAGCGGGCGGAGGGCGAACTGCTGGCGGAGTACCTGCCGAAGCAGCTCACCGACGAGGAGCTCACTGCGATCGTCGCGGACGCCGTCGCCGAGGCCAAGGCCTCCGGCGCGGAGGGCCCGCGGGCGATGGGCGCGGTCATGAAGATCGTCAACCCCAAGGTCTCCGGCCTGGCCGAGGGCGGCCGCGTCGCGGCCCTCGTCAAGCAGGCCCTGGCCGGCTGA
- a CDS encoding RidA family protein, giving the protein MSKVESRLAELGLTLPEVVPPLAAYVPAVQTGEFVYTSGQLPMVAGKLGLTGKVGAEVTAEEAKEQAKICAINALAAVKSVIGDLDRIERVVKVVGFVASAPDFTGQPGVVNGASEFLGEVLGEAGVHARSAVGVAVLPLDAPVEVEIQVRVRG; this is encoded by the coding sequence ATGAGCAAGGTTGAGAGCCGCCTGGCCGAACTGGGTCTGACGCTGCCCGAGGTCGTCCCGCCGCTGGCGGCGTACGTCCCGGCCGTGCAGACCGGCGAGTTCGTCTACACCTCCGGCCAGCTGCCGATGGTGGCCGGCAAGCTGGGCCTGACCGGCAAGGTCGGCGCCGAGGTCACCGCCGAGGAGGCCAAGGAACAGGCGAAGATCTGCGCGATCAACGCCCTGGCCGCCGTGAAGTCGGTGATCGGCGACCTCGACCGCATCGAGCGCGTCGTCAAGGTCGTCGGCTTCGTCGCCTCCGCCCCCGACTTCACCGGCCAGCCCGGCGTCGTCAACGGCGCGAGCGAGTTCCTGGGCGAGGTCCTGGGCGAGGCGGGCGTCCACGCCCGCAGCGCGGTCGGCGTCGCGGTGCTGCCGCTGGACGCGCCGGTCGAGGTGGAGATCCAGGTCAGGGTCCGCGGCTGA